Proteins co-encoded in one Eschrichtius robustus isolate mEscRob2 chromosome 8, mEscRob2.pri, whole genome shotgun sequence genomic window:
- the LOC137768519 gene encoding endoribonuclease YbeY-like isoform X3 yields the protein MSLVLRNLQRTAPLRRARFREKVQVVTATHGLRHLLGFTHSTEAEWQKRYQKEKQVLEELSRHKGTRFQPLSRGLF from the exons ATGAGCTTGGTGCTGAGGAACCTGCAGCGGACAGCGCCCCTGAGGCGGGCACGGTTCCGCGAGAAGGTGCAGGT TGTGACTGCCACCCACGGGCTCCGTCACCTGCTGGGCTTCACACACAGCACGGAGGCCGAGTGGCAGAAgaggtaccagaaggagaagcagGTTCTCGAGGAGCTGAGCAGGCACAAAGGGACCAGGTTTCAGCCCCTGAGCAGGGGCCTCTTCTGA
- the LOC137768519 gene encoding endoribonuclease YbeY-like isoform X1, with translation MSLVLRNLQRTAPLRRARFREKVQVTRRALWVQRFDLGVVCVNNRKIQPINRIYRDKNTPTDVLSFPFHEVTATHGLRHLLGFTHSTEAEWQKRYQKEKQVLEELSRHKGTRFQPLSRGLF, from the exons ATGAGCTTGGTGCTGAGGAACCTGCAGCGGACAGCGCCCCTGAGGCGGGCACGGTTCCGCGAGAAGGTGCAGGTAACGCGGAGAGCCCTGTGGGTGCAGAGGTTCGACCTGGGGGTCGTCTGTGTCAACAACAGAAAGATTCAGCCGATTAACAGAATCTACAGAGACAAAAATACCCCAACAGATGTGCTTTCCTTTCCATTTCATGAG GTGACTGCCACCCACGGGCTCCGTCACCTGCTGGGCTTCACACACAGCACGGAGGCCGAGTGGCAGAAgaggtaccagaaggagaagcagGTTCTCGAGGAGCTGAGCAGGCACAAAGGGACCAGGTTTCAGCCCCTGAGCAGGGGCCTCTTCTGA
- the LOC137768519 gene encoding endoribonuclease YbeY-like isoform X2 — protein MSLVLRNLQRTAPLRRARFREKVQDLKAGKIPQPDFPDDYNLGDIFLGVEYIFQHCKENEDYYDILTVTATHGLRHLLGFTHSTEAEWQKRYQKEKQVLEELSRHKGTRFQPLSRGLF, from the exons ATGAGCTTGGTGCTGAGGAACCTGCAGCGGACAGCGCCCCTGAGGCGGGCACGGTTCCGCGAGAAGGTGCAG GATCTGAAAGCAGGCAAAATTCCCCAGCCTGATTTTCCAGATGACTATAATTTAGGAGACATTTTCCTAGGAGTGGAGTATATCTTCCAGCActgcaaagaaaatgaagactACTATGACATCCTGACTGTGACTGCCACCCACGGGCTCCGTCACCTGCTGGGCTTCACACACAGCACGGAGGCCGAGTGGCAGAAgaggtaccagaaggagaagcagGTTCTCGAGGAGCTGAGCAGGCACAAAGGGACCAGGTTTCAGCCCCTGAGCAGGGGCCTCTTCTGA